One Carassius carassius chromosome 20, fCarCar2.1, whole genome shotgun sequence DNA segment encodes these proteins:
- the LOC132096563 gene encoding kelch-like protein 40a has protein sequence MASLSVDPVTEPRMYQQTLLQDGLSDLLDANKFVDCVLKIKDKEFPCHRLVLAASSPYFKAMFLSDLEESKKWEIVLKDIEPGVMGMILKYIYTSDINLTEHNVQDIFMAANMYQIPSIFSVCVSYLQQKLVLSNCLAIFRLGLLLDCPRLAMEARDFICDRYALIIRDQDFHQLGPSELAAIITCDSLNVEREELVFESLMDWVEYDTGKRLNDLPQLLHCVRFRLIPTSYFKEKVEGHRLIRTNQELKKELQIVKDAHKGVLHRVKRVKEEGGTADSEDEDEEGLLPGILNDNPRFGMFQSDLLLMISDTGTVAYDVGANECYVASSSTEIPKNHCSLVTKENQIFVAGGLMYNEENKEKPFSSYFLQFDPMSSGWLGMPSLPDPRCLFGLAEAENSIYVVGGKELKEGERALDSVMIYDRQSFKWGESDPLPYAVYGHGIVSHKGLVYVIGGKTESKKCLRRVCVYDPSKFEWKDLAPMKTARSLFGTAVHQNKIYVVTGVTDNGLTSSVEVYDIASNSWSEFVEFPQERSSLNLIELGGCLYAVGGFAMMPNETTEKLEPTEMNDIWKFEEEENCWNGILREIRYAAGATVVGVTLNTLRFTKM, from the exons ATGGCCTCCTTGTCAGTAGATCCAGTGACAGAGCCACGGATGTACCAGCAAACGCTCCTACAAGATGGGCTCAGTGATCTCCTGGATGCTAACAAGTTTGTGGACTGCGTTCTGAAGATCAAAGACAAAGAGTTTCCTTGTCATCGGCTAGTGCTAGCCGCTAGCAGCCCTTACTTCAAAGCCATGTTCCTTTCAGACCTGGAAGAGAGCAAAAAGTGGGAGATTGTCCTAAAAGACATTGAACCTGGAGTCATGGGAATGATCCTAAAGTACATATACACCTCGGATATCAACCTGACCGAGCATAACGTCCAAGACATTTTCATGGCGGCGAACATGTACCAGATTCCATCAATCTTCAGCGTGTGTGTCTCGTATCTACAGCAGAAGCTGGTTCTTAGTAACTGTCTGGCCATCTTTAGACTGGGACTGTTGCTGGACTGTCCACGTTTGGCTATGGAGGCTCGGGACTTCATCTGTGACCGGTATGCCCTCATCATTCGGGACCAGGACTTCCATCAGTTGGGTCCCAGCGAGTTGGCGGCTATCATCACATGTGACTCTCTGAATGTGGAACGAGAAGAGTTGGTGTTTGAATCTCTCATGGACTGGGTGGAGTACGACACTGGCAAGAGATTGAATGACCTGCCACAACTTCTACACTGCGTACGTTTCCGACTTATACCAACAAGTTACTTTAAAGAGAAAGTCGAGGGCCACAGATTGATCAGGACGAATCAGGAGCTCAAGAAGGAGCTTCAGATCGTCAAGGATGCACATAAAGGAGTGCTACACAGGGTCAAAAGGGTCAAGGAGGAAGGCGGGACAGCAGATTCTGAGGACGAGGATGAGGAGGGTTTGCTCCCGGGAATCCTAAATGACAATCCACGTTTTGGAATGTTTCAGTCAGACCTTTTATTGATGATTAGCGATACAGGAACGGTAGCGTATGACGTTGGTGCAAATGAGTGCTACGTGGCATCTTCATCCACCGAGATCCCTAAGAACCATTGCAGTCTTGTCACAAAGGAAAATCAGATCTTTGTTGCTGGAGGTCTGATGTACAATGAAGAGAACAAAGAAAAGCCATTCAGTTCCTACTTTCTTCAG TTTGATCCCATGAGCTCTGGATGGTTGGGGATGCCCTCACTACCAGACCCTCGGTGTCTGTTCGGTCTGGCGGAGGCTGAGAACTCTATCTATGTGGTGGGAGGAAAAGAACTGAAGGAGGGAGAACGTGCGTTAGATTCTGTTATGATCTACGACAGACA GTCATTCAAATGGGGAGAGTCGGACCCTCTTCCATATGCAGTTTATGGACACGGAATTGTTTCGCACAAAGGACTGGTCTATGTGATCGGTGGAAAAACTGAGAGCAA GAAATGCCTGAGGAGAGTATGTGTCTATGATCCCTCTAAGTTTGAATGGAAGGATCTGGCACCCATGAAAACTGCCCGCTCGCTGTTTGGCACTGCTGTTCACCAAAACAAAATCTATGTGGTGACTGGAGTCACTGATAATGGCCTGACTAGCAGTGTGGAGGTCTATGACATCGCCAGCAACTC CTGGTCAGAGTTCGTGGAGTTTCCTCAGGAGAGAAGCTCTCTTAACCTGATCGAACTGGGCGGCTGCTTATATGCTGTGGGGGGTTTTGCTATGATGCCCAATGAGACCACAGAAAAACTGGAGCCCACTGAAATGAATGATATATGGAA
- the LOC132096565 gene encoding protein-cysteine N-palmitoyltransferase HHAT-like protein encodes MGIKTALPKTELYLYTAVLSLALLWAGSWIIEASSENVNRKAFRENVKPGWHYFGRKMDVSDFEWVMWFTTFRNHILFALSGHVIFAKICSMLSPKKTGIDLFKNRSLIYMLYGSLAVLITMGWTYITLILSHCIILYSVALVKRKWLCFVAGLTSLATFKMEPFNTWQEGFATGSFDLQDVLFYGGCGFSIMRCMSFALENCEKKDGNYSFLDLIKYNFYLPFFFFGPIMTFDRFHQQANNPNLTRKEREMWNITIHALVHLGAILVVDVFFHFLYILTIPNDLKLLKQLSDWSLAGLAYSNLVYDWLKSAVLFGVINTVSRLDHLDPPQPPKCITMLYVFAETHFDRGINDWLCKYVYDYIGENHDAILKELLATICTFAVTTLWLGPCELVYIWSFFNCFGLNFELWVAKLFSLPPFSTIERNLMSEAMSRRIRGLFNAVNFWQIVLYNVLALNSLDFAQLVAKRLLLKGFPLSTLSVLFVTYCGVQLIKERERKQALLDDPEPVPPTEADKQKAE; translated from the exons ATGGGAATCAAGACAGCCCTTCCCAAGACCGAGCTGTACCTCTACACTGCTGTCCTGTCTCTTGCGCTCTTATGGGCAGGCAGCTGGATCATTGAGGCCTCCAGTG agAATGTGAACAGAAAAGCATTTAGAGAGAATGTAAAACCAGGATGGCACTACTTTGGCAGAAAAATG GATGTGTCAGATTTTGAATGGGTAATGTGGTTTACCACTTTCCGCAACCACATCCTGTTTGCCCTCTCCGGTCATGTGATTTTTGCTAAGATCTGCTCAATGCTGTCTCCAAAG AAGACTGGTATAGATTTATTCAAG AACAGATCTTTGATCTATATGCTGTATGGATCTCTGGCTGTGCTGATTACTATGGGATGGACATACATCACTCTCATCCTGTCTCACTGCATCATCCTCTACAGTGTGGCCCTTGTCAAGAGGAAGTGGCTCTGCTTTGTGGCTGGACTTACCAGCCTGGCAACTTTCAAAATGGAGCCCTTTAACACCTGGCAG GAAGGATTTGCAACAGGCTCTTTTGATCTCCAAGATGTCCTGTTCTATGGAGGCTGTGGCTTTTCCATTATGCGCTGTATGAGCTTTGCTCTAGAGAACTGTGAGAAGAAAGATGGCAATTACAGTTTCCTGGATCTGATCAAGTACAACTTCTACCTCCCCTTCTTCTTCTTTGGACCTATCATGACCTTTGATCGATTCCACCAGCAG GCTAACAACCCTAACTTGACACGTAAAGAAAGAGAGATGTGGAACATCACCATTCATGCTTTGGTGCACCTTGGGGCTATTTTGGTGGTGGATGTCTTCTTCCATTTCTTGTACATTTTGACCATCCCTAACGATTTGAAGCTTTTGAAGCAACTGTCTGACTGGTCTCTGG CTGGCTTGGCGTACTCCAATCTGGTGTATGACTGGTTAAAGTCAGCCGTCCTGTTTGGTGTCATTAACACGGTATCCAGACTGGACCATCTTGACCCTCCTCAGCCTCCTAAATGCATCACAATGCTCTATGTCTTCGCTGAAAC GCACTTTGACAGAGGAATCAATGACTGGCTGTGCAA ATATGTCTATGATTATATCGGAGAAAACCATGATGCCATCTTAAAGGAGCTTCTTGCAACCATTTGCACCTTTGCTGTCACAACTCTGTGGCTCGGACCCTGTGAGCTGGTTTACATCTGGTCTTTCTTTAACTGCTTTGGCCTGAACTTTGAACTGTGGGTGGCTAAATTATTTTCTCTGCCACCTTTCTCCACCATTGAG CGGAATCTTATGTCTGAGGCAATGTCACGTCGAATCAGGGGCTTGTTCAATGCTGTTAACTTCTGGCAAATTGTCCTGTACAACGTCCTGGCACTGAACAGTCTGGATTTTGCTCAGCTGGTTGCTAAGAGACTGCTTCTTAAAG GCTTCCCCTTGTCCACTCTCTCGGTGCTGTTTGTGACTTACTGTGGCGTGCAGCTGATAAAGGAGAGAGAGCGAAAGCAGGCTCTGCTGGATGATCCGGAACCAGTGCCGCCCACAGAGGCGGACAAACAGAAGGCCGAGTAA
- the LOC132096567 gene encoding CTD small phosphatase-like protein isoform X1, with protein MDNTSIITQVTNPKEEEILSSNAEKVSLSNSSLKKKRTRSIFSSLFCCLRSYDAEPPATPNNNSSPLPPPVEENGAPPKCDQVEVIPIPSPPEKYLLPEVNINDYGKKCVVIDLDETLVHSSFKPISNADFIVPVEIDGTVHQVYVLKRPHVDEFLQKMGELFECVLFTASLAKYADPVADLLDQWGVFRVRLFRESCVFHRGNYVKDLSRLGRELRNVIIVDNSPASYIFHPENAVPVQSWFDDMNDTELRDLLPFFEGLSKEEDVYGVLQNLRGR; from the exons ATGGACAACACGTCCATAATAACGCAGGTTACGAACCCCAAGGAGGAAGAGATACTCTCGTCAAATGCTGAGAAAG TTTCGCTGTCTAACAGCAGTCTGAAGAAGAAGAGGACTCGAAGCATCTTCAGCTCATTGTTCTGCTGTTTGAGAAGTTACGATGCTGAGCCCCCTGCCACCCCTAACAACAACAGCAGCCCTCTGCCTCCACCTGTGGAGGAGAACGGAGCTCCACCGAAG TGTGACCAGGTTGAGGTCATCCCTATCCCCAGT CCTCCAGAGAAGTACCTCCTCCCTGAAGTTAACATAAATGACTATGGGAAGAAGTGTGTGGTAATAGACTTGGATGAGACTCTGGTGCACAGCTCGTTTAAG CCCATTAGCAATGCTGATTTCATCGTCCCAGTGGAGATCGACGGCACGGTGCATCAG GTGTATGTGCTCAAAAGACCTCACGTTGATGAGTTCCTGCAGAAAATGGGCGAGCTGTTTGAATGTGTGCTTTTCACAGCCAGTCTAGCCAAG TATGCTGACCCGGTGGCTGACCTGCTGGACCAGTGGGGTGTGTTTCGGGTGAGACTCTTCCGGGAATCTTGCGTTTTCCACAGAGGGAACTATGTTAAAGACCTTAGTCGGCTTGGGAGAGAGCTCAGGAACGTCATCATTGTGGACAACTCCCCTGCTTCCTACATTTTCCATCCTGAAAATGCT GTTCCTGTGCAGTCGTGGTTTGATGACATGAATGACACGGAGCTCCGGGACCTGCTGCCTTTCTTTGAGGGACTGAGCAAAGAGGAGGACGTGTACGGTGTGCTGCAGAACCTGAGGGGCAGGTAG
- the LOC132096567 gene encoding CTD small phosphatase-like protein isoform X2, whose protein sequence is MDNTSIITQVTNPKEEEILSSNAEKVSLSNSSLKKKRTRSIFSSLFCCLRSYDAEPPATPNNNSSPLPPPVEENGAPPKPPEKYLLPEVNINDYGKKCVVIDLDETLVHSSFKPISNADFIVPVEIDGTVHQVYVLKRPHVDEFLQKMGELFECVLFTASLAKYADPVADLLDQWGVFRVRLFRESCVFHRGNYVKDLSRLGRELRNVIIVDNSPASYIFHPENAVPVQSWFDDMNDTELRDLLPFFEGLSKEEDVYGVLQNLRGR, encoded by the exons ATGGACAACACGTCCATAATAACGCAGGTTACGAACCCCAAGGAGGAAGAGATACTCTCGTCAAATGCTGAGAAAG TTTCGCTGTCTAACAGCAGTCTGAAGAAGAAGAGGACTCGAAGCATCTTCAGCTCATTGTTCTGCTGTTTGAGAAGTTACGATGCTGAGCCCCCTGCCACCCCTAACAACAACAGCAGCCCTCTGCCTCCACCTGTGGAGGAGAACGGAGCTCCACCGAAG CCTCCAGAGAAGTACCTCCTCCCTGAAGTTAACATAAATGACTATGGGAAGAAGTGTGTGGTAATAGACTTGGATGAGACTCTGGTGCACAGCTCGTTTAAG CCCATTAGCAATGCTGATTTCATCGTCCCAGTGGAGATCGACGGCACGGTGCATCAG GTGTATGTGCTCAAAAGACCTCACGTTGATGAGTTCCTGCAGAAAATGGGCGAGCTGTTTGAATGTGTGCTTTTCACAGCCAGTCTAGCCAAG TATGCTGACCCGGTGGCTGACCTGCTGGACCAGTGGGGTGTGTTTCGGGTGAGACTCTTCCGGGAATCTTGCGTTTTCCACAGAGGGAACTATGTTAAAGACCTTAGTCGGCTTGGGAGAGAGCTCAGGAACGTCATCATTGTGGACAACTCCCCTGCTTCCTACATTTTCCATCCTGAAAATGCT GTTCCTGTGCAGTCGTGGTTTGATGACATGAATGACACGGAGCTCCGGGACCTGCTGCCTTTCTTTGAGGGACTGAGCAAAGAGGAGGACGTGTACGGTGTGCTGCAGAACCTGAGGGGCAGGTAG